One Nicotiana tabacum cultivar K326 chromosome 23, ASM71507v2, whole genome shotgun sequence genomic window, CTCTTTTATAGTTAATTTAAGTACTGATATATACATTTTCTTttaccaagttatatcacgtatccttagagtcgcatataaattcaattgttatccatttttcgAGTAAACAGTTTGACCGAACTCGAGGGCCAGAAGCTAATTGATTCGTTTGGTTTGCATTTATCTCTTTTATAGTTAATTTCAATACTGATATATACATTTTCTCggtttgtaccaagttatatcacgtatccttagagccgcgtataaattcaattgttaatcatttttcgggtaaacaagtTCAACTTGTAATTACACTACCATCAGACAGAGGTCGTCAGATGCAACTCCACATCCAAGGAAGAAAATAGATGAGTAGAAAACCTTTTAAAATGCACCAATTTCAAAGGGAAATTATGCCAGTAGTTCAGAAAATGTTTCAAACCCGAGTCGATGGGAATAGGCAAATGTTGCAACATAGAAGTCTACCATAGAAGATAAAACAATTGGTAGACACTTGGTACACTCGGCTGCAGAGAACAAAACTTCTATTTACAAGTCTCATTTCCGATTCTTGAAGCTCTTGGAACCCAGTAATTGTCAGAACTCAAAACATAACTATCAGGTCTTCACTTCAAACCGTAGCTCTTACCCTATTTCTGCCAGAATTTACAAAAAGGTATTGAAACCATCTAGGGTTTCTCCATTTCTTCAGAACTACGTTCGTTGACGAAGGAATCGCGAACACTCTCTGATTCAGAAAACTTGGAGCCAATTTGCCAGTTATTTGGGCCTTGCTCAGCCTGCTCCTCTGACTTTAGACGCGTTTTGAATGGCCTCTCAAAATCTTTTGCAGCACCAGGATCTATGACTAGTTTACCAAGTTTTTGCTCCTGTAACAATGACATCAAAGGGCTTTCATGCATTTACTAATTATGGGAAGAAAATGAAACTTTAATTATTCAAACTGCAAGTGACATCCAGCATGATTCATGCATACACATTCAAATAATGAATACATGCCGTCAACAATTGATGGAAGATAGAAGGATATATAAAATTCCAGACAGGGTATACTCTCTGGTATTTAATTTTGGGATAGGAAGACACTAGATTTTGGGATGATGCATGGTGGGGACATGGACCTCTGAGGGACCAATTTCCTAACAAGAAGGTGAAACTGTTGCACAATGCAGGAATAATAGGAATTGGAATCTGAACTTCAGAACAGTGTCAGGATTGGGAACTAGACATTTTTTACCGTACTGATAGGAATGCTGGAAAAAGTGGAAGGGGAAGGCGAGAAGCAAGATACATAAAATCGTTTGGAGAGGAAACAGCACAGGGAAATAATTAGTGAAGAGGATGTAAACAGTTCAAGGCAAACAAGATATAGACAGCAGGACACCTTGTGGCTATCAGTTTGGAAAGATAAGATACGAGCACCAAGTTTCTTGTTTTGGATGTATAGCCTTGCATGATGCACACTTGACACAACATGAATTGACTAGAAAAGTTTTCACATATGCGATGCTATATGTGCTGTGAGGATATGGAAGACACAACACACTTGTTCCTACATGTACAACAGCAAGAGAAATCTGGAACATGTTCTTAAGCCTAAAGAGGGTCAAAGGGCTATGCCAGGTAAGCTAAAGGAAGCAGTATTAAGCTGAACCAAGTGAAAACAAAAAGGGAATTCCAGAAAGGAGGCTGTACTTTCTGCTGTAAATAGAGCATCTTGTTCTGCTGTAAACAAGGGGTGAAAGACATTGCTCTCATCCCAAACATTTTGGTTCTTCCTATAGCTTATTTCTTCAGTCCCAAAAAGAGGGAAGTGAAAAAGGGGAAAAAGCAGCAAATAATATTCTTCAACTGTCAGATTTCTAATGTAAAAGAAATGCAGTATCATAAGGTGGACTACAACTGTGCTTTACTAGCTTCTTGCAAGCATTAACAGTAGAATCATACTCCTCAGGAATCTTTGCTCGTTTTGTGTTACCTAAACTATTTTTGTAACACAGcagcaacattctttctttaaTTGCTAAAAGTAAATTGCCAAAGAATTACTTTGCCATACTAATTAGAATGTGACAGACAATTCATTTAGTGTTCCAAGAGCAGTAActtttttcaatttgttttacTGCTCCTGGTTTAAAATTTTATTGTGCTCACTATTTAAGGCTACGCACAAGTATATCGACCTATGGAAAAATTTACACTTCATGTGTGTGTCAAATGCTTCAAATAACCCTCAAAGCACTATGAGGTTGAGTCACCataccaaaatatatataaacgaTGAAGCACAATGCGGTGTTTCATTGCGCTACTTCAACTATGTATACCCAGAATGTTTAGAGAAACTCTAAATGTGCAGGCAAGTCTGCAACTTACATCTCTTTCCATCTACAAAAGCTTGGCAGTTCTATGTATATCTACAATAAAGGGCAGCTCCATGTACTACTAAGTAcctgctatgcgcggggtccgggaaaATGCAAGAGACAGTTTACGCAGCTTGAACCTGTGACCTGGTCACACGGAGGCAACTTTTACCGTTGTGCCAAGGCTCCCCGTCCCTGGACCCTATACCTACAATATTTTGGGGAAATTCTAAATGTGCATGCAAGTCTTCAACTTACATCTTTTTAATCTACAGCAGATTGAGGTTGGCAGTCCCGTCATGTCTATTCCTTTACCTTCCTACGACAAGCTTAGAACATAGCATCAACATGTCCGTTATTTCATTGGCTAGAAAGCAGTTTATtacttcaaaataaaaataaaaataaaaagaagtcaCTCCATTATAACTTCCAGTAAGAGTTTTAAAGCAAAAAAACTGTAGAATCTTGCAATTTATCTACAAATCAAACTACATTTCCATGAAGGTACAAACCATTAGGGTTGGGTATCGATACTGCAACTGGACAAGTGATAATAGAATAACATAATGGCAGATGCTGATTATGAAAATGCATCCAACATGCTTGTGAAACCAAGTCTAAgtgatattttcttttctttaccacaTCTGTAAGCTACTATTAGGGGCTATGATTGCTTACACTTTGAAGTGCTTCAAGCTTTCTCTGCAGAGCTTCATGTTCTGCCTGAATACGGAATGGAACACCGTGCTTCTGGTAAACATTAGTTTGTGCCAGATCCTCATCAATTTCACTTGCAGTAGTTGCAAAAGGATGATTTGCAGGAATCCACCTGATAGAATCAGGATCCACATCAGGAGGCACTGAATCACCTTCTTTAAGAAACAATGTTGGTCTCTTCCACTGATATGCACGTGACCTCCGTTTCTGATGGACAGCTTGTTGCTCCTTGGTAAGAGTTACTGGTGCCAAACGGTACACTTTCCCACACATCtctacacttgaattgtttttgCTGATTTTCACTAATGGATTATTGAATGGATCGTCATATTTGAGAGGATTTGATCTGAATTTTAAGACAAATCAATGATGAAAAACACACATTACAACACTTAAAACTATGCAAGCACATCATCTCAGCAGCATATGATCATATGACTAAAATCTACATCCTAAAAAGGGATGAATTTAACAGCAGAAGAAAAACATCATAGACAAACAACAATCCAAAAGGTTAATGATCCATACATGCCTCTTCTATCAGATCTTAACTGCCCACGCCTGACAAGATCAGCTACAGAACCAGGGCGTTTGGGTCGTGACCTTTTTGCAACATAACTCCTCACCATAATAACCAGCAAGATGACCACGGTAGATAATCCAATTGCTAAACTAACACCAGAATGTTTCTTTACCTGCTATTAAAACACGTGTTAAAGGAAAAATGCCAAGAAGACTAAATTACAGTGAATGCAAGGCCTAAGCTGCTTTCAATCGTGAATTTACCAACAATAAAACATAACGTTGCACTGGAAGTAAACATCAAATCATGATTATAGAAGGGGGTGAGACTTGAGAGCCAACATGGAAGGAGAAACTGCACCGTTACAGCGAGCGAGATGAATGTAAAAGAGTTGACAGCTCGACAAAGAACAGGAAACAAAGCATCATTATCACATTCCATAAAATCGCAAGGAACAAAGTGGACGAAGTGTCTAACCAAAGAAATGGTCTACGTCATAACAAAAAAACTCAATTGCCAAGCAACGTTAATATGAAAAGTTCAGCACTTTGAAGGATATGAATATTGGGGCACTCCACAAGTTCCAGGTATATCCTAAGATAATTTCCCCTAATTAATTTCCAAAAACAATATTATCAGAAATTCATATATTACACGTAAAAAAGACATCTTAAGCGGAATTACCAGGAGAGTAGGGGGAGGGAGAGATTTGACGCTCACTTGTAATTTGGTAACAGTGTCTTGTAGTAGAACAGGTAAACTCCGCTTCTCGGACTTGACAACCATAACTTGGTCTGAAAGATTCTTACCATTCTTGCCGTCACCATTGGTAAAAGAATCCCCCGAGGCAACTACGTCAATATTTTTGAAAGTCCTCTTCCTTGTACACCTTCGGAATGCATAATTGAACAAATCATCGTTTCTGAAGTCAACTGCCTTAGGTGGAATTCGAAGCTTTTGAAATAAAAGGAATGTAAATTAATTCATATTAGAAAATGATAAAGATAAGAGAATAAATGTGAGGTGGAGTGGGTACCTGAACTGAGACTGTATGAAGTTGTAGAGTCCAAATTGAAGCTGCCATTTTTTCACCTAACTTTTTTCTCGAGTTACAGCTTAGCTCGTTCTGTCTGCAGAACAAAAAAATTAAGGCTCATCTCTAGCAATTCTACCCAAAAAATCAGTAAATAGTACAAAGATTAAACCAAGCAAAGATGCCAAGCGCCTTCTCTGGCCGTCCAATGGGGTTGGAGAGGTAGAGGCAGAGATCTCGCCGATGGTTGATCTTTCCATTGTGGGCTCTTAACTGGATCTCCAATATGTTCTGGCCCATAGTATTTAACGACCCAAAAGCCGCAAACAATATAGAAATGTCACCCGGTAGCCACTTATTGGACTGCTGTTTAACTTTTATTCAACAATTGCAAATTATTTAGCGTTTAGCCACAACTTAAATAAGTTGGCAGATGTTGCTTCTTCATCGTATCCTGAAATTCATTCAATTCAAATTTTCAAGACACAATGTCTTAAAGTTCGATATTTTAGTTCAAACTTAAGGTCACTATGAGTATCCTAAAGTTCAAATTTTTAGGATATTGTATCTTGAACTCCAGCTTTTCAGTTCAAAGCTTCAAGAGATTGTGTCTTTAAGTTTCATTTTTCAAGTTTCATTTCAGTGACACTATGTCATGGAGTTCAACTTTTAGGTTCAAAATTTCAGGACATTGTTGTTTCACCAAAAAGTATAACCTTCCGCTAAAACTATTATTTTTGTGTAATAACGGGTTAAacctaattaataataatatctcTATATGCAAATCTTGAAAACGTGTGTGAGGTGGGACAGATCGAGCAAGGGGTTGGCAATAACAAGCATTAAATAGTCATAAAATATAAGCAATAATGGAAGAAAGACTgataataaataacaataaatgacatttgaATAAATAGgaagaatgattcacccaataaataaTGAGCTAGGTGATTattcctcctgacaatgatgaacGACAAATAGATCTTAGAATATTGGAAACCTTCTTGGATCTGATAGAAAAGTGCAGGATAATATAAACATGAATCTTGATAAAAAGGTGTTCTTTGTATCTTTTCAAGAGGGAGAGAATCTTTTTGTAAAGTCTACCCTTATTACAATGATTATCACATGCCCTTATTCAttatcttttttcttatttatatgGGACATTCCCCCACTAAACTTTAGTAGTACAAATACAAAGAATATCCaatggaatattctctttaatatcctgCCCTAATAAACTAACCGTTACAGCTCTTTTTATGGCACTTGACACCGACCATCTTCTACATCTCGACCACGGGCTTCGCCATCTCCTGATCGACCTCGACCAACTCTTTTCTCGATATTGCTTAGTCCCAAGTACTGAGACGGATTTCGACCCATACAATTATGTCATAAGTTTGAACTGTGTAGTTCAAATCAATcttgtatatatttattttgtagaataattaaaccaaaattttcaaGCTTTCGTTGTGATTGAGAGATAAGGAGTTCGAATGAGTTTTGAGTCTTTGCGATGAGAGAGATAGCAAGAACTTTCAATGTTAAATGTGTATATGGATAAAGTTGCGTTAATTTTTGAATTACTAGTGAAAGTGAACAAGTTCTtttgtagaagaagaagaagaaaagagaagcaaCTGAAGAAGCGGGAAGGAAAATAAGAGAAGCGAGCTGCTCTTTTTATGTGACTGCTAAGCTCTAAATAATTTGCAAACTTTTGCTGAAACTTAAATAACTGCCTAAATAATGAGAATACGAGAAGCAAGCTGCTCATTTTTAATGTGACTAGCCAAGCTCTAAATATTGTAAACTTTTGTTTACACTTAAATAGCAACTTAAATAATGGCTATTCATACCActctatcccccccccccccaaaaaaaaacaattaggCTTAGTCTTCCTTTTATACGGTGAAAATGACACAAGGTAATCACAGCATtttgtttaaaatatatccacattttacaatatatttaaagattattCAATTCGCTCAAACTTCAAGATACATCGTCCTAAAGTTTaaacttcaaagttcaaacttgaggacatcgtgtcctaaagTTTGATAATTGTATTCAGAAATTCGAATCTTACGTCTTAAATTTTAAATTAGCAATTCAGAAattcaggacacttagtcctaaatTTCAAATTATTAGTTAAAAAATTTAGGATACTAagtcctgaatttcaaattagcagctcaaaaattcaAGATAATTAATGTAACATCCCAGCCCACTAGTGATATTTTCTGCTCTGGTTCTAGGCCCGCACGGCTTTAAAACACGTCGctagggtctaaggcttgttaacttatatatcCAGCATTCCTCTTGTATTTTTGTCGATGTGGGATTCGCCTAGGGTGTCACATACATCCCCCCCTAGGGACTCAACATCCTCGCTGAGGTTTGCCCCACCACCATTCAAGATTGCATGCGGagtagctctgataccatatgtAATAACCCAACTCACTAGTGATATTGTCTGCTCTGGACAAAGACCGCACGACTTTAAAATGCatcactagggtctaaggcttaTTAACTTATATACCTAGTCTCCGGGTATGAttttagacccgttcgaggatgaacgtttgtttaagaggtggagaatgtaacgactcaatTGATCATTTTGCTTTATAGATCCTCTTTCCCCTATTTAAAACTTTCTATATGTGCTTTAGCTctttttatgacttgcggggatggttggtttagttTTAGAAGGCTTAGGGTTAAATTTATaacacttagttccataatagtggcctaaggtagctaagtttgatttgagtcaacatttttagtaaacaacctcggaatcgggatttgaaggttctaataggtttgtatgataattttggacttgggcgtattttcagatctgtaacgacccgaccgagctctagcacatcgtttGGTGGTTTGAGATATTGAGTAGCTTcgcttcatgtattatgacttgtatgtatagtcggatttgaatttcgggaagttcggggttgatttggaagaaagattctcaattcagaagttttaagttgaaagagttgaccaaggtttgatttttgtgtaaacgacctcggaatcgggatttgaagattccaataagttcgtatgatgattttagacttaggcatatgttcgaGTTAAGTATCGaatggtccgggagcatttcggcgttGACTGTGGAAAgctggcattttgaaggttttagaatttcttaagttcGAGTTGAAGTAGattttggtgttattgatgtccgtttgggattccgagccttgtaataggttcgtattgtaatttgtgacttgtacgcaaaatttggcgtcattccaaaATGTTTACGagtgattcggacgcgttcgatGAAGGATGAAggatgaaggtttgaaagttaagagagtttaagaaattgagtttgatcCTTAATTCTTGGTTTCGATGTTGTAATTTGTGTTACAAGCCTTAGGACAAGTTTACATAGGGTATATAAACTTATTAGAATGATTGAACGGGGTTCCTcagacctcgggtgagtttttaTGTGGTTTCGGACCACGTTTAGGCCTTTTGGAATGGTTGATAACTAGTGTCGGAGGtgtactatgcgatcgcggaGGGCTGGTCCGCGATCATGAAGAGTAAAGTGCAATCCAGGCCTTATGAATTGCGATCGCGGAAGGAAGGGTCGCGATCTTGTAGAAGGAATTTCTGCTGACAATGGTTTGACTTCAGGAGCTTATAtattgcaatctataaggaatttggagatgatccaaaaataaaagttgtatccctttgaatcTCGTTTTCAGAAAATTGAATtgtttatcatttggaattttatGCAAAAAGTTATGGCGATCGCATGATTTTGGccacgatcgcgatgaaggaaatgaTACTAGAACTTTTGTTAACCGTGATCGCATGGGTAATGACTGCGATCGGAAAGGAAGAGGCATGGCAGGTGTATTAAACATCaaaatttcgggattttgggctcattttcttcacttttaagTTCTTGGAGCACATGTGGGGAGATTTGGGGCGATTCTTGAAGATCATTTTTTCCATATATCATGCGGTAAGTTATTACTACTTGTTTTAAGATAAATACATGGATTGTGCAAAGCttatgaaggatcttgtgacaaagaagcggtcaataAATTTGAgaccatcaaagtcactcattaagtgagtgcaattgtgcattcaatggctcatAAGTTGGAGGATTCTGGTGCTTTCACGATttcttgtacaattggaagtgattttgggcaagtatcaatttgataccctattcggttttcaagactttgggaattgggcaactaagacccacatctatgagattgcaaatggtcgATCGTACCATAAAGAGgcctttgggagtgattgaagatgttttggttcatgttgataaatttattcttctggaaaattttgtcattctagattgtgaggttgattatgaagtactgattattcttgggagacctttccttgctacaggtAAGGCTGTTGGTGATGTTGAAGCCGAAGAACTCATTTtctgggttggtgatgaaaaagtgatgttccatgtgtgcaagtccatgcgacaaccaaatagcaatgatgTGTGTTCTTTTGTgaacttggtgaccgatgttattgttgatgaaacaagtgctacaattaatgttggtgatatgttggaggccgtcttgctcaaatttaatgatgacgagatggatggcttcatggaatgtgtaaactctttgcaaggaatggggtcgtacagcTATGCACCTcggaaattgtccttggatcttgaaaataggacaactcctcttacaaagccttctattgaagaaCCTCCTACCTTGGATTTGAAGCCATTGCCTCTACATCTTCGGTACgaatttcttggtccttgttctactttacctgttcatctttcctcttgtttgactaacgtgcaggtagattccataTTGGCGGTgcaacaaaagaggaagaaggataTTGGGTGGATGTTGGCGGGTATTCGGaggataagccccgccttttgcatgcataagatcaagttggtGGATGGccccaaaccatctattgaacatcaaaggagactcaatgaggttatgcaagaagttgtgaagaaggagattatcaagtggttggatgccggggttgtctaccccgtatctgatagttcgtggacttctccggttcaatgtgtccaaAAGAAGGGGGGCATGACAGTGGTCACCAAttataagaatgagttgattcttaCAAGAACGATGACCATttggagggtatgtatggactatcgcaagctcaacaaagtcataaggaaggatcactttccacttcctttgttagatcaaatgctcgatagattggccggtcgtgctttctattgctttcttgatgggtactcgggctacgaccaaattctcattgctccggaagatcaagagaaaacaacctttacatgtccttatggtgcttttgctttcaagcggatgccaattggtttgtgcaatgcactaacgacttttcaaaggtgtatgatggctatttttacggACATAGTGGAgtactaccttgaagttttcatggatgacttctcggtggttagagattcttttgatgattgtctagaaaatttggacaaagtgttggctagatgtgagaaaacaaatttggtgctcaattgggagaaatgccattttatggtcgaggaaggtattgtccttggccacaaaatctcaagaaatgaaattgaagttgacaagTCAAAGATTAAGgtgatttctaagcttccacccccaacttcggtgaagggtgtgcggagtttcttaggcaaCGCGGATTTTTAACGGCGCttcatcaaagacttctctaaggtggtgaacccgttgtgcaaacTTCTTGTGAAGGATGCTAAGTttcatttcaatgatgattgcatgagagcttttgaattgttgaagctcaagttgacaactactctcatcatcaccgctccaaattggagtgtgccttttgaactcatgtgtgatgcaaatGGCGTAgtggttggggctgttttggggcagCGCATCAACAAAAAAATTTCATCtgatctactatgctagtaagaccatgaatagtgcccaagttaACTATACCGTTACAGAGAAAGAGCTCCTtcctattgtgtttgcaattgagaagttttgCCTGTACTTGATGGTGCAAAagtcattgtccacacggatcatgcaaCGCTTCATTATCTTATAAGCAAAAAGGACTCCAAatctcggttgatgagatgggtgctcttgttacaagaatttgatattgacatccaagatagaaaaggtaGTGAAAACAAAGTGGCGGActacttgtctcgtttggaggaagaggggaggccgcatgatggccttgaaatcaatgactccttcctcgATGAGCAtttcttggctatttcaatgaaagaggtgccatggttcgcggatttagcaaattttcttgtgtgtggaattattccgaatgagttctcttcaaaccaaaggaagaagctcaaacgggactatcaagattattattgggatgaaccataccttttccgtATTTGTATGGATTGAGTGATTAGAGaatgtgtaccggaagaagaacaaggtgaaattcttgggacttgtcattctttgccatatggtggtcatcatggtggagcaagaacggcagTCAAAGTGCTTAGTTGCGATTTTTATTGGCATACTCTATACAAAGATGCTAGTGAGTTAGTGAAAatgtgtgatgaatgtcaaagggctggtggaatctcaaagaaaaatgaaatgcctctcacaactattttggagattgatattttcgatgtgtggggtattgacttcatgggcccttttgtgagttcttgtggaaacacctacatcttggtcccggtggattatgtgtccaaataggTTGAGGCCGTTGTTTTACCTAACAATGAGGCGAGAAATatggtggctttcttgaagaagaatattttcacaaggtttggtactccatgTGCAATGATAATCGATGGGGgatcacatttttgcaacaaggctttcgacactttacttagcaagtatggtgtcactcacaaagtcacgactccctatcacccacaagctagtgggcaagtgaaagtctccaaccgggagataaagagtatcttgtccaaaatggtgaatgctaatcggacggattggtctAAGAAGTTTGATGATGCGTTATGGGCTTATCTGACGGCTTaaaaaacacctatcggaatgtcgcCATATCATttggtgttcggaaaagcttgtcatcttccggtggaactagagcacTAGGCCacgtgggctctaaagaagttgaatcttgattgggatataGCTgttaacttgagggttgcacacttgaatgaattggatgagttctggtaccatgcttatgcgagttcgtccttgtacaaagaaaagatgaaatatcttcataacaaatacatttggaacgaAGAGTTCAAGGTtggcgatcttgtattgttgtttacctcaaggttgaggatgtttcccgggaaactaaaatccaagtggagtggtccttttgaaattgtgggtatgacaccttttggtgcaatagacttgaagaacaaaaatagtGAAGTATTCCGAGTCAGTGGTCATcaggtcaagcactacttggaaaaggttggagatagccacgtTGTGTCAGTTATTCATTTCACTTGAGGGTATTCTGCATCGtgtcacgacgttaaatcaggcgtttcttgagaggcaacccatgtttttttccttttttctttttgtagttaggtgttatttttgttctaacttgatttgaagtgtgatacaGGGATGCGTGTAACTTACAAGAATCGTGGACAAAAGTATGGCTAAGTGTTcaaaagagtgcggaccgcacttcatttgtgcggaccacacatttttaggtgccataGCAGATGAGCATTGCGATCGCACATTTATCTTGTGGACCGCATAATTGAAATGTCAAAaataccaactctctgaagtttaagCTTTTCTGTGCAGAGGTCGATCTGCAACCGCACGTGAAATCTGCGACCGCACCCCaagatgtgcggaccgcagattggttTTTGAGAATAATCACCCAGGTGGTAGggtgcagaccgcacatgaaaATGTGCGACCGCACTCGTCCCTTCTCCCTTCTCAAAATTTTGGGTATAAATGGAACAATGGTCCTCATTTTACACTTTTTTTCTCTTTAAACAAAACACTGTTGCTCCACCAATTTTCTTGGAGATTTTCACTGTCCACACACACAACCATCTAGATTACTTACTCAGTGCATTCACTCTATCTGTTATGCttcaatttcatattaattttttaagttagtttaatttgtagattttttTTAGTTCCTTTTAGGCCATCTGTTACTAGAGTTCCATTGTGTGTCCATGTGTGGCAGATCTGAACTGGGTTAACTTGATACATGCTCTAAGGGGACTGGATTAGTGAAATTTCATGCTTTTACAATGTTGGCATGCCTATTTGTGCAAGTAATTGAAAAATCTTAGACTAAAAAAGTTGTCTGTTCATAATGATTTGAATTCTGCGTCCGCAATTGAATTGTGCGATCCGCGATATACAATTTTAGACACTTATGTGAGGCAGGAATCTGCATATGCAGGTCAAATTATGCGGACATCATATTTTCTCTTGCGGTCGCAGATTAGGCTTttctctgtcatcagagagtcaCCACACTTcccttctgcggccgcataacagAAATGCGCAGACCGTGAGTTCCCATCTGCGGCCGTATGTCAAATTGTGTGGACCGTAGATCCCCTATCTTGCAGGCATGATTCAACTGTACAACCCCACTGTGTCCTATGGTTTCTCCCTTACCTATATGTCTCATGTATGTATTTGAACaatgaattgcaactaacaatttCCTCTGCTTGATACAGACAATGGTTCAATCAAGATGACGAGGCGACACTTCAAAAGGGAGAGGTGAATCTTCTCGTGGTCGAGGCAAAAGTGCCTTGCCCCTTGGCCAACGCAAGacaataagaaagaaaaca contains:
- the LOC107824505 gene encoding protein MULTIPLE CHLOROPLAST DIVISION SITE 1 isoform X2, giving the protein MAASIWTLQLHTVSVQLRIPPKAVDFRNDDLFNYAFRRCTRKRTFKNIDVVASGDSFTNGDGKNGKNLSDQVMVVKSEKRSLPVLLQDTVTKLQVKKHSGVSLAIGLSTVVILLVIMVRSYVAKRSRPKRPGSVADLVRRGQLRSDRRGISNPLKYDDPFNNPLVKISKNNSSVEMCGKVYRLAPVTLTKEQQAVHQKRRSRAYQWKRPTLFLKEGDSVPPDVDPDSIRWIPANHPFATTASEIDEDLAQTNVYQKHGVPFRIQAEHEALQRKLEALQSEQKLGKLVIDPGAAKDFERPFKTRLKSEEQAEQGPNNWQIGSKFSESESVRDSFVNERSSEEMEKP
- the LOC107824505 gene encoding protein MULTIPLE CHLOROPLAST DIVISION SITE 1 isoform X1, with protein sequence MAASIWTLQLHTVSVQLRIPPKAVDFRNDDLFNYAFRRCTRKRTFKNIDVVASGDSFTNGDGKNGKNLSDQVMVVKSEKRSLPVLLQDTVTKLQVSVKSLPPPTLLVKKHSGVSLAIGLSTVVILLVIMVRSYVAKRSRPKRPGSVADLVRRGQLRSDRRGISNPLKYDDPFNNPLVKISKNNSSVEMCGKVYRLAPVTLTKEQQAVHQKRRSRAYQWKRPTLFLKEGDSVPPDVDPDSIRWIPANHPFATTASEIDEDLAQTNVYQKHGVPFRIQAEHEALQRKLEALQSEQKLGKLVIDPGAAKDFERPFKTRLKSEEQAEQGPNNWQIGSKFSESESVRDSFVNERSSEEMEKP